The Streptomyces sp. NBC_01317 genomic interval CTGTTCCAGCGTTCCCCGTCCTCGGCCCAGAGGGTACGGGGATCTGCCGTGCCGGGCCCGGGAGTCGGCCCGCGCAGGGACATCGGCGGAGGCGCGTGGTACGGGGACGGCAGGGTGACGGGGCAGTAACTGGCGTAGAAGTACGGGATTCCCAGCTGCTCGGCCGGGTCCGACGGACGCGAACGGGATCCCGAGCGCACGGGCCCCCTCCCGGAAGTCGGGCGGCGCGCACCGCCGGACATCCTCACCGAGGGCCCTCAGCCGCACCGCCGGCGCCGTCAACGGCTGGACCTCGCCCCGCGATCCGATGGTCGACAGCGGCACCCGCATGAGAACTCTCCTCCTGGAAATTGAAGTGGCGGGAAGAGCCGTCACCGGTACGGTCACACCATCAGCGACTCCCCCGGGGCGAGGATCGTCAGCGCCGTTCCCGTCAGGCCGCCCTCACCCAGAATCGCCGCGGTGGACTTCTGCCCCAGCTCACTGAGCAGCAGTTCGTGGATCTGGACCACCCGCCGCGGCTTCACGGCGCGTACGTAGTCCGCCGCTTCACTGAGCTTGGTCCACGGTCCACTGGTCGGCAGCAGCAGCGTCCCGACCGGCGCGCCTGGTACGTGGTACGAGTCGCCGGGGTGGAAGACCGTACCGTCGACCAGGTAGCCGACGTTGTCCGCGATCGGGATGTCCGGGTGGATGGGGGCGTGCCGCTCCCCGTCGACCGCGACGGAGAAGCCGCCGACGGTGAACGTGTCCCCGGCGGTCACGGCCGTCACCCGGCCGGCGCGCTCCCCGAGCTGTGCCGTCACGACCGCGGGGCCGAAGACCACCAGGCCGGGCCGTGCGTCCAGCGCCTTGGAGATCAGCTCGGCGTCGAAGTGGTCGGCGTGCTCGTGCGTCACGAGCACCGCCGCCGCGCCCGCCACCGCTTCCTCGGCCTCGGGGGTGAACTTCCCCGGATCGAGTACGAGGGTCACGCCGTCCTTCTCCAGGGCGACGCAGGCGTGGGCGTACTTGGTCAACTTCATGGTGGCTCCTCACGGACGGCGGCGAACTGTACAACCCGAGTGTACAACTTGGCTGTATAAGGCGATCCGGAGAGGGGTGCTGAGGGGGCCCGCTACCCCTGCCCGTCCTCGTGCGCCGCCAGCTTGTCCAGCAGGCCGGGCAGCGCCTCCAGCTGTCGGCGCTCGTCCGCGTCGAGGGCCACCGCGATGGCGCCCGCCATCCAGTCGCGCCGGGCCCGGCGGTCGGCCTCGACGGCCTCGCGCCCGGCCTCCGTCAGGGCGACCAGGACGGCCCTGCCGTCCGCCGGGTCGGGGCGGCGGCGCACGTAACCGAGATCTTGCAGCTCCAGCACGGTACGGCTCGCGCTCTGGTGCCGTACGCCGCGCCGCTGGGCCAGCGCCGCGATCGTGGCGTCGCCCTCACGGCTGAGCAGGCCGAGTGTGGACGTGTGGGGCCCGCTCAGCGAGTCGGCGTGCGCGCGGGTGACCCGTACGAAACGGCCGATGGACTCCCGCAGCCGGTCGGCCAGGATCTCCTCGTTCTTCATGGAGCAATAATACAGCCTAGCTGTATATCTGCGCCCGCTCAGCCCGCGGTGACCCTCGCCGCGAAGGCGTCCAGGTTGCCCGACATGCGCGCGAGCCGTTCGTCCAGGGTCAGGGACTCCTCGTACCGCCCGGCTCGCAGCCTCGGCTGCCGCTTGCCCCGTACGTACAGCGGGCAGGCGAGGTCCGCGCAGATGTACGTGCCGACCGTGTTGCCCTGGCGGCCCTGGGCGCCCGCCAGCGGGGCGACGAGCAGGGCGACCCCGGACGAGGCGTGGCCCGTCAGGCAGATCTGGCACAGGCTGGACTTCACCACGCTGGTGCGGTTCACGGAAGGGACACGCAGGGAGATCCCCAGCGGCCCCCGCGCCCCGGGCAGGACGAGATGGGCCCGCAGCGGCGCTCCCGGATCCACCCACCCCAGGAAGTCCAGGTCGTCCCAGGGCAGTTCGGCGAAGTCGAGCGGCAGCCGCAGCCGGGCCGCCTCGCCCTTGGTGCTGTTCACGAAGGACGAGCGGATCTGGTTCTCACTGAGTGGTTCCACGGGCGTCGACCCTATGCCCGCCCCCGACGTGCCCGCATCGCATTATTCGCCCGGTGCGCGGCCGGTCTGCCGGGCGAGGCGGTCCCGCAGTCGGGTCAGTCGGTCGATCTCCGCGTCGAGGGCGGCGAGCCTGCGGCCGACGATCTCCGAGGTACGGGCCCCGGGCTCGGCGGAGCCGCACCGCTGCGGCGGGTCCTGGGCCAGCAGGTCGATGCGGTCCGCGAAGCCGCGCAGATCCTCGACCGTGAGCCCGAGCGCCAGCAGGTCGCGGACGACCCGGACGCGGGCCACCTCACCAGGACCGTAGTCCCGCTGGCCGGAAGCCGTGCGTACGGGCGGGGGCAGCAGCCCGCGCTCCTCGTAGAACCGCAGTGCCCTGGGCGTCGTCCCCGCCGCCGCTGCCGCGTCACCTATCCGCACCCTGCCCCCGCCCCCCGCCGCCTTCTCACCACGGCTTCGTCACCGTCACAACTCCACGACCACGGCCCCGAAGTGCCGTCCTTCCATCAGTTCCGCCAACGCCTGCGGGGCCCGCGCTATGCCGGGGATCCGTACGTGCGGAAAGCCGATCTCACCGGAGCGGAGCCAGCCGCCGAAGCGCTCGGTCCACTCCGCCTCCACCTCGGGGTGGTCCGCGCCGCTGTAGCCGCGTACGGAGATGCCCCGGACGACGATCCGGAACGCGTCGATCTCGGTCGGCGCGCTGCCGCCCCGCCGCGCCGCCGACAACTGCCCGGAGAGCGCGCCGACCAGCGCGAAGCGCGCTCCCTGCCGGGCCGCGCCGAGCGCGGCGGTCAGCTGCTCGCCCCCGACGGTGTCCAGCAGGACGTCGATCCCGTCGGGCGCCACCTCGGCGAGCCGCGCCGCGAAGGGCCCGGCTCCCCGCGGTACGACGGCGTCGTAGCCGCACTCGGACACCAGCCGCTCCGCCTTCTCCGGCGAACGGGTACTGCCGATGACCCGCTCCGCGCCCAGCAGCCGCGCGATCCGCCCGGCCAGCGAGCCCACCGCCCCCGCCGCGCCGGTGACGAGGACGGTGTCGGCGGGACCGACCCGGGCGAGCCGGGTCAGCGCGCCGTACGGGGCCGACCCCTGGGCGAGGTGGGCGACCGGGTCCGGCAGCACGCCGTCCAGCGGCGTGCACCCGGCGACGGGGAGCAGGGCGTGCTCCCGCCAGCCGAGCAGGTGGGAGACCGTGTCGCCGGGGCGCAGCGGGCCGTCGTCCGCCGCGGCGACCACCTGGCCGACGGCCGGCCCGAACAGGGCGTCACCCGGGTGGAGCGCGGGCAGCGGGACACCGTCGACCTCCCCGCCGATGAGGGTGCGCAGGCCGGGAAAGACGAGGAAGTGGCTGTTCCTGACGAGCACCTGCCCCGGTCCCGGCGGCGGAAGAGGCACCTCGGTGAGGGCGAAGTGTTCCGGAGCGGGCAGCCCGGGGGGCGCGGCGACGAGCCGGATCTCGCGCGTGACGGCGGGGAGGGCAGGGGGAGTGGGCAGGGCTGTGGTCATGGCCGGACTCCTGGACGGTACGGCGCGGCGGAGCGGTACGTGTCCGCCGCGAGAGCCCGGCGACGCTAACCCCTGACGCGCACGTCAACGTCAAGACACCTTCTCAGGACACCTCCTGAGGAAGCGCCCCTGACCACCCTCCTAGGACGGCGTCCTCAGTCCGTGACCCTGCTGCGGTTCTGGTACGCCAGGTCCAGGTATTCCGGGTGCCGGCTCATCCACGACGAGATGAAGGGGCACGTCGCCAGGACCGGGAGATCCCGGGTCCGCGCGTCGTCGAGAACCGCTCGCGCCAGTACGCCGCCGACGCCCTGGCCCTCGTACTCCCGCTCCACCTCCGTGTGCGGGTAGACCACCAGGTTTCCCGTACGGATGTAGTCGGCGAAGCCGGCCGGCCGGCCGTCCACGCGGGCCTCGAAGCGGTGGAGCTCCTCGACGTCCTTCACGGTCACGAACACGGTCTCCGACACGCTGTCTCCGTACGCTGGTGGGCCTCAGGCGGGCGGCCCACGCCGGGCGGCCCGCTCCTCGTCCCATCATCCCGCCCCGGCGGGCCCGATTGCGGAGGGTCCTGCCCCGGCGCACGCTGGAAAGTGGTGCAAGCAGCGAAGTGAGGCGTCATGACCCCTTCCATCGTTCACCACAGGACGGCATCCATTGACGGTCTGGACGTGTTCTACCGGGAGGCCGGTGACCCGGCGAACCCGGCGATCCTGTTGCTCCACGGCTTCCCGTCCAGCTCCCACATGTTCCGCGACCTGATCCGCGCGCTGGCGGACGACTACCACCTGGTGGCACCCGACCACATCGGCTTCGGCCGTTCGGCGATGCCCCCCGTCGACACCTTCGACTACAGCTTCGAGAAGCTGACGGAGGTCACGGAAGGGCTGGTCGCCCACCTCGGGCTGGAGCGTTTCGCGCTGTACATCCACGACTACGGGGCTCCGATCGGTCTGCGCATGGCCAGCCGGCGGCCCGAGCGGGTCACCGCCCTGATCACGCAGAGCGGCAACGCGTACATGGAGGGGTTCACCCCCTTCTGGGACCTCCTGTTCGCCCACGCCAAGGACCGCGCTGCGAACGAGGCGGAGGTACGGAAGCTGTTCACCGTGGAGGCGACCCGCTGGCAGTACACGCAGGGCACGCCCCGGGACCGGCTGGACCGGATCGCGCCCGAGGCGTGGCTCATGGACCAGGCCGGCCTCGACCGGCCGGGGAACAGCGAGATCCAGCTCCAGCTCTTCTGGGACTACCAGTTCAACCTGGACCTCTACCCGGTCTTCCACGAGTACTTCCGCGCACACCAGCCCCCGCTCCTCGTCACATGGGGCGAGAACGACGAGATCTTCGGGGCGGCGGGCGCCGAGGCGTACCGGCAGGATCTGCCGAAGGGCGAGTTCCACCTGCTCGACGCCGGGCACTTCGCGCTGGAGACACACGGCGACGAGATCGCCGGACACATCGGTGACTTCATGGCGCCGTTCGTCTGAGGACCGTTCGCCCGAGCCCGTTCGCCCGAGCCTCACGAGATCCGAGCCTCACGAAAGGGGAAGCCGCCGATGGCAGGTTCCGTCGACCCCGACCGTACGGAATGGGACGTCATCGTCCTGGGAGGCGCCGCCGCCGGTGAGAACGCGGCCCAGTACGCCACACAGTTCTCCGATCTCGACGCGGTGCTCGTCGAGGCGGAACTGCTCGGCGGCGAGTGCTCGTACTGGGCGTGCATGCCCAGCAAGGCACTGCTGCGCCCCGGCGACGTCCTGGACACCGCGCACCACGTCCCCGGCGTCGCCGCCCTGGTGGAGGGCGGCACACTCGACGTCCCCGCCGTACTCGCCCACCGGGACACCGTCGTCAACCACCTCGACGACACGTCCCAGATCCAGTGGGCACTGGACACGGGCATCGACGTGGTGCGGGGGTACGGAAGGCTCGCGGGGGAGCGTGCCGTACGGGTGACCGGGCCCGACGGCGGCATCCGTACCCTGACGGCCCGTCACGCGGTGGTGGTCGACACGGGATCCACCAGCACCGTGCCACCGATCCCCGGCCTGGCCGGGGCCCGCCCGTGGACCTCACGGGACGTCACCCACCTGCACGAGGTGCCGCGCCGCGTCGTGATCCTCGGCGGAGGGGTGGTCGCCTGCGAGTCGGCGACCTGGCTCCGCTCGCTGGGCGTCGCCGAACTGACCCTCGTCTACCGCGACGACGGCCTCCTCCCGCGCTCCGAACCCTTCGCCGGGCGCATGGTCGGTGAGGCGCTGAGCGCCGCGGGCGTGCGGTTGCTGCCGGGCCGGGCGATCACCCAGGTGTCCCGGGAGGACTCCCGCGACACGGGGACGGGGACGCGGCACGGCGGCGAGGTCACATGCGTGCTGGACGACGGTACGACCCTGGTCGCCGACGAGGTGGTGGTCGCCGCCGGGCGCACCCCGAACACCGGGGACATCGGGCTGTCGTCGGTGGGCCGCCCCGACGGCGGCTATCTGGAGGTCGACCACCACCAGTCCGTGTGCGCCGTACCGGGCGAGTGGCTCTACGCCGTCGGCGACGCCTGCGGACGCGCGCTGCTGACCCACATGGGCAAGTACCAGGCGCGGGTGGCCGGCGAGGTCATCGCCGCGCGCGCCGCCGGACAACAGCCGGACAGCCGCGAGGACAGCCCGCTGAACGCCGCCGCCGGACATCGCGGCGCCCCGCAGGTGACCTTCACCGACCCGGAGGTCGGCTCGGCCG includes:
- a CDS encoding MBL fold metallo-hydrolase; the protein is MKLTKYAHACVALEKDGVTLVLDPGKFTPEAEEAVAGAAAVLVTHEHADHFDAELISKALDARPGLVVFGPAVVTAQLGERAGRVTAVTAGDTFTVGGFSVAVDGERHAPIHPDIPIADNVGYLVDGTVFHPGDSYHVPGAPVGTLLLPTSGPWTKLSEAADYVRAVKPRRVVQIHELLLSELGQKSTAAILGEGGLTGTALTILAPGESLMV
- a CDS encoding MarR family winged helix-turn-helix transcriptional regulator — its product is MKNEEILADRLRESIGRFVRVTRAHADSLSGPHTSTLGLLSREGDATIAALAQRRGVRHQSASRTVLELQDLGYVRRRPDPADGRAVLVALTEAGREAVEADRRARRDWMAGAIAVALDADERRQLEALPGLLDKLAAHEDGQG
- a CDS encoding FBP domain-containing protein; translated protein: MEPLSENQIRSSFVNSTKGEAARLRLPLDFAELPWDDLDFLGWVDPGAPLRAHLVLPGARGPLGISLRVPSVNRTSVVKSSLCQICLTGHASSGVALLVAPLAGAQGRQGNTVGTYICADLACPLYVRGKRQPRLRAGRYEESLTLDERLARMSGNLDAFAARVTAG
- a CDS encoding MerR family transcriptional regulator; this translates as MRIGDAAAAAGTTPRALRFYEERGLLPPPVRTASGQRDYGPGEVARVRVVRDLLALGLTVEDLRGFADRIDLLAQDPPQRCGSAEPGARTSEIVGRRLAALDAEIDRLTRLRDRLARQTGRAPGE
- a CDS encoding MDR family NADP-dependent oxidoreductase, with product MTTALPTPPALPAVTREIRLVAAPPGLPAPEHFALTEVPLPPPGPGQVLVRNSHFLVFPGLRTLIGGEVDGVPLPALHPGDALFGPAVGQVVAAADDGPLRPGDTVSHLLGWREHALLPVAGCTPLDGVLPDPVAHLAQGSAPYGALTRLARVGPADTVLVTGAAGAVGSLAGRIARLLGAERVIGSTRSPEKAERLVSECGYDAVVPRGAGPFAARLAEVAPDGIDVLLDTVGGEQLTAALGAARQGARFALVGALSGQLSAARRGGSAPTEIDAFRIVVRGISVRGYSGADHPEVEAEWTERFGGWLRSGEIGFPHVRIPGIARAPQALAELMEGRHFGAVVVEL
- a CDS encoding GNAT family N-acetyltransferase; translated protein: MSETVFVTVKDVEELHRFEARVDGRPAGFADYIRTGNLVVYPHTEVEREYEGQGVGGVLARAVLDDARTRDLPVLATCPFISSWMSRHPEYLDLAYQNRSRVTD
- a CDS encoding alpha/beta fold hydrolase gives rise to the protein MTPSIVHHRTASIDGLDVFYREAGDPANPAILLLHGFPSSSHMFRDLIRALADDYHLVAPDHIGFGRSAMPPVDTFDYSFEKLTEVTEGLVAHLGLERFALYIHDYGAPIGLRMASRRPERVTALITQSGNAYMEGFTPFWDLLFAHAKDRAANEAEVRKLFTVEATRWQYTQGTPRDRLDRIAPEAWLMDQAGLDRPGNSEIQLQLFWDYQFNLDLYPVFHEYFRAHQPPLLVTWGENDEIFGAAGAEAYRQDLPKGEFHLLDAGHFALETHGDEIAGHIGDFMAPFV
- a CDS encoding dihydrolipoyl dehydrogenase family protein, translating into MAGSVDPDRTEWDVIVLGGAAAGENAAQYATQFSDLDAVLVEAELLGGECSYWACMPSKALLRPGDVLDTAHHVPGVAALVEGGTLDVPAVLAHRDTVVNHLDDTSQIQWALDTGIDVVRGYGRLAGERAVRVTGPDGGIRTLTARHAVVVDTGSTSTVPPIPGLAGARPWTSRDVTHLHEVPRRVVILGGGVVACESATWLRSLGVAELTLVYRDDGLLPRSEPFAGRMVGEALSAAGVRLLPGRAITQVSREDSRDTGTGTRHGGEVTCVLDDGTTLVADEVVVAAGRTPNTGDIGLSSVGRPDGGYLEVDHHQSVCAVPGEWLYAVGDACGRALLTHMGKYQARVAGEVIAARAAGQQPDSREDSPLNAAAGHRGAPQVTFTDPEVGSAGLTEREARAAGIDVETVEYDMAGLAGTYVMREDYTGRARLVLDRATDTVVGATFVGPDISDLVHAATTAVVARIPVPVLWHVVPSYPTPSEVWLRLLETLRTQRRAGQVSS